A segment of the Salmo trutta chromosome 3, fSalTru1.1, whole genome shotgun sequence genome:
TATTGTTGGACTCAAGCGTGAGGACAGTGTTGAGGGCAGGTGTGAAGAGGGTAGTGGGTCGTCTCGCGGAGTTGTTGGTGTTTTGGAAAGGGAGTGACCCGGGCCTGAGCGGGATAGTTCCCACAAACCCGGTCTGTACACCTGTTTCTTGGGTATGGGCCCTTCTAGCACTTTCAGAACAACTTCCATCACAGCTGTTCTTCGCACCCAACGCCTGTTGtagttgtttctctaaaatcttaTTCCTTCGCTCAAGTTCATGCACTTTGGCCAGAAAGCATCGGAAGCGTAAGTTCAGAGTCTTTAGGACACTGATATTGGAGCCCAGGTCGTTCCTCAGGGCCATCGCTGCAGGAGGTTGGGGCACAGACCGATGATAAGAGTGGTTATTATGGTTCAGATGCAGGTAAGCTTGTGAGGATGTGGTGAAATCGAACCCTGGCAGAGTCTCCGTGCCCGGTCCGGGATGGTCGCCCAGGAAGAAAGATGTCGGGTCGGGCGAGCAGAATACGGCTTCGGGCAGAAGGCCTGAGGGGGAATCCGGATGACTCAGTCCTCCTTGGTTCTGCTGCTGTTGATGTTGGAGAAGCGAGTTCGCCCCTAACAAAGGATTCATGCTATGGTATGGAAAACTAAAGCGCTGCAGATCTGGCATGAACACGGATGGTAATTTTCTCCGtataaaatcacaaaaataaaataatgacagGCTGAAGGTTGACTTGTTGTTGGATACCAGACGTATCCGTGACGGTCCACCTTTACCTGGTTACGTAACTGTTTCTAATTACGAATGTTATCCTCGATTTATCTCCGGTCGGTCTAAAGAGGCTCGTGGAATaagttccctctctcttcccgtcTCGCTTTGTTGCTGGATAACGGTCGCCCCAAAAACAAATGCCGAATAGGCCGGTCCGACGGCTATGCGCAGGCGACAACACTCAAATGTATttcagaaaagtaatgttttggTATACAGCCTATATGAGAGAAAGTACTGTTAAATGCTGCAAATctctaatgtattaaaaataaatccAATGTCTTCCGTCAACGCTTATCTGGCTCAAAGTGACCACAAGACACAACAAGTGCTGCGGGATTTGGAGAGCAGGGAAACTACCGTAAATACACAAGTAGCTGGTTTTCTGCCCAGTAGGCTACGATCAGTTCCATAAGACCTCTTAAACTCCTAGTTCACAATTTGGGGTGGTGTTATCAGGAACATTTACGCTTGTGAATGTAATTTTATGGTCACACCATAGGCAACAAGATTTTCCCACTTGGCTCGAttttattttgttacaaaatacacacatacaatttgaCACACTATTCTATTGTGTGAAACTATAATGTGAACCATAACCCACAGGCCTATCAGGACAGTGTTGACAAAGACAAAAAAACTACAAACTAGACTAAACTAAAAGATGGAATACTATTTTCAAAACTGCAGCAGACATCTTTGTTGGTGCTTAgatataaaggtaaaatataaaggtaaaatacacACAATATGTAAAAATACAACATAGTGTATATTTTACATACCATAATttctggttatataataatactATTGTTTTGGCTACATTTAAAAAAGAGTCACTACTCAAAACACTCACTATGATACAATACTCTCGTTGTTCTTacacaaaacatgttttattttaaagcTGTTTTTAAAGAGGTCTCTGCTCCTAAACACCGCCATCCTCTCAACATCtcttatctctccctctatcactcggTCAGCAGACTACTAGAGGTGGaacccagctctctctctgtctctctccctgcctcgcTCAGACTCTGCCCGTCCATGTTGACCTGTGTGTCCTGCGAGGCCACGCCCAGGGCGTCCCACCCCACCGAGATGGTGTCGCCagccctctctttcttccccaaCTCCACCATGGGCATGGCCTTGGGCTTGCTCCTCCCTCGCCAGCTGTGGCAGTAGGAGAGGCTGCCTTTGGGggctgaggagagaaagaggagagagaagaaagaaaggaggagagagagaaagaaagtgagagagagagagttatcaATCATTCTGCACCTGTCCAGTCCACACCTGTAGCTATGAAAGACTCCTTACTACTGTCAGAGtagctccctcctcttccccgcattctcctcctctccccgttCTGTCTCCCAAACAGTATGTCGTACACGTCCTCTCTGAACTCCTTGTTCATGATCTGGTAGATGAAGGGGTTAATCATGCAGTGAGACTTGGCGAACATTGCTGGTATCAGAGACACCATAGGTGGCAGGCAGGACACCGGCCGGTTGCTCCCTGTCTCCGACTCCCCCTCCTGGCCTGGGGCTGAACTGCGTGTGGAAGCAGCAGACAGACTGTGGCCTAAGCCATAAAAGGAGTAGGGATCTGGGTTGGTCACATCCCGCAAGGATTCTCCAGGGTCGTAGTAGACACTTCCGTAGTTGCTTCCATAGTTTTCCGTGGAGGTCCAATTGAGGAGACCCATAATGTTGGGGATGTTTGGGAAGGCTGAGGCCATCCCGGTAGATCCTCCAGTCCCCATGGAGGGGCCTCCTCCCTGCATGGCCTCCCCGGCCCCATGCTCCTCCTTGGGGGCCAAGGCGGAGTAGAGGGAGACAATGGCATAGGGAGTCCAGGATAAGAGGAAGGTGGAGCACACCACAGCTGCTATctgggacagacagacaatagATGAAACAACAGAAAGATATAATGTGCTGTCTGTACTTACACACTTGTTACAATGTTAATACAAAAGTTATTCTCTGGTAGTTCCTCTGCCTGGAATAAAGCAGATGTTACGACATCTTTCATTTCAAGCCAGTAACTAAGCTTCTTCTAACATAGTCTGTTTTCCACATACCTTTGTGAGTCTCAGGTCTTTGCTGGTGTGAGTGACAGTTGAGGAGGGAATAGATGCCAGAGCGCGACTAGAACGGTAAACCTACACAGAGAGACATGACAGTAAACACAAACTTCAACCGTCACTGACCACAAACAAATACACAAGGGCCACGCTGCTAGACTACCAGTTGGCTACAGCTATTGAGTCCACCATCACGGTAATAGATCATGCTTGCTGGACTGTACTCAGCATGCATTCCATACGTTATAGTGTGCCCCACTCAGAATATGCCAGGACAATTGATTGATTGACAATCATTGAGTTACATGGCATGCTGTTTTTTGCAGAGTCTGAGTTGAGTTCCCTGGACTCTCCCCTACTGAATCAGCCATTTTGTGCAGCTGGGTGCAGTTTCTCTCACCGTCAGCAGAATGGTCATGTAGGAGGCGACGATGGTCAGTGTGGGGAGAAAAAAGCACATGATCAGGATCAGCAAGATGTAGACCCTGTCGATCAAAGATGACCTCATCCCCCACCTCAAAgaaaagaggaagaagaagatgtATATTTAGAGAGAATACTTTTATTACCTCGTACCCAGGCTCAATTGCTGCTGCTGGATGAGATGAATGCTTTAATAACTGCagacattctcacacacacacacacacacacacacacacacacacacatcaaaacagAGTCTAATAAGAGAGAGTCAGCAGTACCAGTTGATGGTGCAGCTGGTCCCAAAGGGTTCTGGTCCGTAGCTGCCGAAGC
Coding sequences within it:
- the opn9 gene encoding opsin 9, producing the protein MKRKLMSLGGNGSWGGSVPSSIPPAFLSHLSPSTDLGVAIFLILTGVVSVVGNGIVLLVYCRKKKKLRPPELMTINLAICDFGYSLLGAPCLIISSVSHGWVFGEAGCLWYGLQGFVFGIGSLITTCLISLDRCLKICSFRYGQWIERRHMSMSIGLVWSYSLFWASLPVFGFGSYGPEPFGTSCTINWWGMRSSLIDRVYILLILIMCFFLPTLTIVASYMTILLTVYRSSRALASIPSSTVTHTSKDLRLTKIAAVVCSTFLLSWTPYAIVSLYSALAPKEEHGAGEAMQGGGPSMGTGGSTGMASAFPNIPNIMGLLNWTSTENYGSNYGSVYYDPGESLRDVTNPDPYSFYGLGHSLSAASTRSSAPGQEGESETGSNRPVSCLPPMVSLIPAMFAKSHCMINPFIYQIMNKEFREDVYDILFGRQNGERRRMRGRGGSYSDSTPKGSLSYCHSWRGRSKPKAMPMVELGKKERAGDTISVGWDALGVASQDTQVNMDGQSLSEAGRETERELGSTSSSLLTE